The Suncus etruscus isolate mSunEtr1 chromosome 14, mSunEtr1.pri.cur, whole genome shotgun sequence genome contains a region encoding:
- the LOC126028637 gene encoding kallikrein-9-like produces the protein MGHSWADIRAIGAVPCDANSQPWQVGLFSLTRLFCGATLVRDRWLLTAAHCRKPYLWARLGEHHLWKWEGPEQLFRVTDFFPHPGFNADLSAHDHNHDIMLVRLPRNARLSPAVTPLNLSRTCVSPGTECLISGWGAVSSPKVKYPLTLQCANISILEPRLCRRAYPGHISDQMLCAGLWEGGRGSCQGDSGGPLVCDGVLAGVVSGGAEPCSRPGRPAVYTSVCHYVDWIEDTIKKEEKKEKD, from the exons ATGG GGCACAGCTGGGCAGACATACGAGCCATCGGGGCCGTGCCATGCGATGCCAATTCCCAGCCCTGGCAGGTCGGTCTGTTCTCCCTCACCCGCCTCTTCTGCGGGGCGACGCTGGTTCGGGACCGCTGGCTGCTGACTGCCGCGCATTGTCGCAAGCC GTACCTGTGGGCCCGCCTTGGGGAGCATCACCTGTGGAAATGGGAGGGTCCTGAGCAGCTTTTCCGGGTCACAGACTTCTTCCCCCACCCGGGGTTCAACGCCGACTTAAGTGCCCACGACCACAACCATGACATCATGCTGGTCCGCCTGCCCAGGAATGCCCGCCTGAGCCCCGCCGTGACGCCCCTCAACCTCAGCCGCACCTGCGTGTCCCCCGGCACCGAGTGCCTCATCTCGGGCTGGGGGGCCGTGTCCAGCCCCAAGG tGAAGTACCCGCTCACGCTGCAGTGCGCCAACATCAGTATCCTGGAGCCCAGGCTGTGCCGGCGGGCCTACCCAGGCCACATCTCAGACCAGATGCTCTGCGCAGGCCTCTGGGAGGGGGGCCGAGGCTCCTGCCAG GGCGACTCCGGGGGCCCCCTGGTGTGCGACGGCGTCCTGGCAGGCGTGGTGTCCGGGGGCGCCGAACCCTGCTCCAGACCCGGCCGCCCCGCCGTCTACACCAGCGTCTGCCACTACGTGGACTGGATCGAGGacaccataaagaaagaagaaaagaaggagaaagactgA
- the LOC126028636 gene encoding kallikrein-8-like — protein MNQVQITPAIGCTVSHAPLWACPGFDIRREAEKVQIALGSPGGGWCPGRAGLSGGIGCEKGTQGVPDRLRSPRAEPSNPCGSEVWLRHRDCSKSPGFGLGWARRPQGPGKPGHGASQTCLPRSLRSPGPTGGPDSAMGHPPLAAACTPTFLFLLLWSPEACAGQWRAQGSKVLEGQECRPFSQPWQAALFQGISLLCGGVLVGQNWVVTAAHCQKPKYTVRLGDHSLKNREGSEQEMEVAQSIPHPCYNRSSDDNSHDIMLIRLRGRVNFGPKVKPIKLPDYCPKAGQKCEISGWGTVTSPEENFPDTLNCAQVEIYPQKQCKDAYPGKVTDSMVCAGDSNGADTCQGDSGGPLVCDNRLQGITSWGSDPCGKPEKPGVYTNVCYYLQWLKKTMGNRD, from the exons ATGAACCAAGTCCAGATCACGCCGGCTATTGGCTGCACCGTTAGCCACGCCCCTTTGTGGGCGTGTCCTGGTTTTGACATTCGGCGGGAAGCCGAGAAGGTCCAGATTGCTTTAGGTTCCCCGGGCGGCGGATGGTGCCCGGGACGTGCGGGGCTGAGCGGGGGAATCGGGTGCGAGAAGGGCACCCAGGGGGTCCCGGATCGCTTGAGGAGCCCCCGCGCGGAGCCGTCGAACCCTTGCGGCTCCGAGGTCTGGCTCCGGCACCGCGATTGCAGCAAGTCTCCGGGGTTCGGCCTGGGCTGGGCCCGTCGCCCCCAGGGCCCGGGGAAACCAGGTCACGGCGCCTCCCAAACCTGCCTTCCCAGGTCCCTGCGCTCTCCGGGTCCGACGGGCGGGCCCG ACTCCGCCATGGGACACCCCCCGCTGGCAGCTGCCTGCACCCCGACATTCCTGTTCTTGCTGTTGTGGTCACCTGAAGCCTGCGCAG GTCAGTGGAGAGCGCAGGGTTCGAAGGTGCTGGAAGGTCAGGAATGCAGGCCTTTCTCGCAGCCTTGGCAGGCGGCCCTGTTCCAGGGCATCTCACTGCTGTGTGGGGGTGTCCTCGTGGGCCAGAACTGGGTGGTCACGGCAGCCCACTGCCAAAAACC AAAATACACTGTCCGCCTGGGAGATCACAGCCTGAAAAACCGAGAGGGGTCGGAGCAAGAGATGGAGGTGGCCCAGTCCATCCCCCACCCCTGCTACAACCGGAGCAGTGATGACAACAGCCACGACATCATGCTTATCCGGCTGCGTGGACGGGTCAACTTCGGGCCCAAAGTGAAGCCCATCAAGCTGCCTGATTACTGCCCCAAAGCTGGACAGAAATGCGAGATCTCAGGCTGGGGCACAGTCACCAGCCCCGAAG agAATTTTCCAGACACCCTCAACTGTGCCCAGGTGGAAATCTATCCCCAGAAGCAGTGCAAGGACGCCTACCCCGGCAAAGTCACCGACAGTATGGTCTGCGCAGGTGACAGCAATGGAGCTGACACATGCCAG ggTGATTCTGGGGGGCCCCTGGTGTGTGATAACCGTCTCCAGGGCATCACCTCCTGGGGTTCAGACCCCTGCGGGAAGCCAGAGAAACCTGGTGTCTACACCAACGTCTGTTACTATCTGCAATGGTTGAAGAAGACTATGGGTAACAGGGACTGA
- the KLK10 gene encoding kallikrein-10 produces MHTSLGPGHAPRDQPRPYTLATPSLPRPLLGLACPGLALPPVVRPGPARQALTRPLAAAPQAALAPRNLSAPEPCPRGSQPWQVSLYRGLAFHCAGVLVGASWVLTAAHCGSSKPLWARVGDDHLLLLQGEQLRRTQRPVVHPKYQRGSGPILPRRTDEHDLMLLRLARPAVLGPRAQALRLPYRCAQPGDRCQVAGWGTSASRRVKYNKGLQCAEVSILSPKDCGVFYPGVLSGNMLCAGQEQGQDPCQSDSGGPLVCEDTLQGILSWGSYPCGSSQHPAVYTQICKYTPWIERTMRSH; encoded by the exons ATGCACACATCTCTGGGCCCTGGTCACGCCCCTCGCGATCAGCCACGCCCATACACCTTGGCCACGCCCTCCCTGCCACGCCCCCTTCTTGGGCTCGCCTGCCCGGGCCTGGCTCTGCCCCCGGTGgttcggcccggcccggcccggcagGCCCTGACCCGCCCTCTCGCCGCAGCCCCGCAGGCCGCCCTGGCGCCCCGCAACCTCAGCGCCCCGGAGCCCTGCCCGCGCGGCTCGCAGCCCTGGCAGGTGTCGCTGTACCGCGGCCTGGCCTTCCACTGCGCCGGCGTCCTGGTGGGCGCCAGCTGGGTGCTCACGGCCGCGCACTGCGGCAGCAGCAA GCCGCTGTGGGCGCGCGTCGGGGACGACcacctgctgctgctgcaggGCGAGCAGCTGCGCCGGACCCAGCGGCCCGTCGTGCACCCCAAGTACCAGCGGGGCTCGGGCCCGATCCTGCCGCGCCGCACGGACGAGCACGACCTCATGCTGCTCCGCCTGGCGCGGCCCGCCGTGCTCGGGCCCCGCGCGCAGGCCCTGCGcctgccctaccgctgcgcccaGCCCGGGGACCGCTGCCAGGTGGCCGGCTGGGGCACCTCGGCCTCGCGCAGAG TGAAGTACAACAAGGGCCTGCAGTGTGCGGAGGTCAGCATCCTGAGCCCCAAAGATTGCGGGGTCTTCTACCCGGGCGTCCTCAGCGGCAACATGCTGTGTGCGGGGCAGGAACAAGGCCAGGACCCCTGCCAG AGCGACTCGGGGGGCCCTCTGGTGTGCGAGGACACGCTCCAGGGCATCCTGTCGTGGGGCTCCTACCCCTGTGGGTCCTCCCAGCACCCCGCTGTGTACACGCAGATCTGCAAATACACGCCCTGGATAGAAAGGACCATGCGGTCCCACTGA